A window from Buchnera aphidicola (Mindarus abietinus) encodes these proteins:
- the ribB gene encoding 3,4-dihydroxy-2-butanone-4-phosphate synthase encodes MKKKLLKEFGNSKNRVLTAIRELKHGNGIILIDNENRENEGDLVFSSEMMTIKQMAFSIRYGSGIICLCITEKKRKELLLPMMVENNTSTYGTRFTVSIEAAKGVSTGVSAQDRITTIKTAISNTAKPEDLNRPGHVFPLCADKNGLFAREGHTEASIELIKLAGFSPTAVLSELTNKNGSMARVPDIIIFSKKNNMAVLTIKDIIDYIKKI; translated from the coding sequence ATGAAAAAAAAATTATTAAAAGAATTCGGAAATTCTAAAAATAGAGTATTAACGGCAATTCGAGAGCTAAAACATGGAAATGGAATAATTTTAATAGATAATGAAAATAGGGAAAATGAAGGAGATTTAGTATTTTCTAGTGAAATGATGACGATTAAACAAATGGCTTTTTCTATTAGATATGGGAGTGGAATTATTTGTTTATGTATTACAGAAAAAAAACGAAAAGAACTACTTTTACCTATGATGGTTGAAAATAATACTAGCACTTATGGAACTAGATTTACAGTATCTATTGAAGCGGCTAAAGGAGTTTCCACTGGAGTATCCGCTCAAGACAGAATTACTACTATCAAAACAGCAATATCAAACACAGCTAAACCAGAAGATTTAAATCGACCTGGACACGTTTTTCCTCTATGTGCAGATAAAAATGGCTTGTTCGCTAGAGAGGGGCATACGGAAGCTTCAATTGAATTAATCAAATTAGCAGGATTTAGTCCTACAGCTGTTTTATCGGAATTAACAAATAAAAATGGGTCTATGGCTCGTGTTCCTGATATTATTATTTTTTCTAAAAAAAATAACATGGCTGTTCTAACTATTAAAGACATAATTGATTATATAAAAAAGATATAA
- the argH gene encoding argininosuccinate lyase, producing MSLWGGRFTEEPNGFFKTFNRSLDVDYKLVKQDIFLSIQWSKALKKIDVLTVEEQKKIEIVLNTILKEVEINSKIILESQEEDIHSWIEKKLISSLGLLGKKLHTGRSRNDQVTTDLKLWCKYKVQKILNNIYDFKKNLVDLAEKNQRSIMPGYTHLQSAQPITFAYWCLAYLEMFKRDESRLKDALYRLDECPLGSGALAGTAWNINREELSDQLGFRTATKNALDSVSDRDYVIELLSVASISMIHLSRFSEDLIFFNSGEVNFIELSDSITSGSSLMPQKKNPDALELIRAKCGKVCGNLLSNMILLKGLPLSYNKDMQEDKKSLFEAMDIWINCLKISVLILKNITLNLKNCKKSAKKGYTNATELADYLVKKGIPFRDAHHLTGKIILYASKLNLSLEQIELTEFKKYSKLIEQDIYKNINLDSSLKKRNSLGGVSFSQVSKKIALEKKILNK from the coding sequence ATGTCTCTTTGGGGTGGAAGATTTACTGAAGAACCGAATGGGTTTTTTAAAACATTTAATAGATCACTAGATGTTGATTATAAATTAGTTAAACAAGATATTTTTTTGTCAATTCAGTGGTCTAAAGCCTTAAAAAAAATCGATGTTTTAACAGTAGAAGAACAAAAAAAAATTGAAATAGTATTAAATACTATTTTAAAAGAAGTGGAAATAAATTCAAAAATTATATTAGAAAGTCAAGAAGAAGATATTCATAGTTGGATTGAAAAAAAATTAATTTCTTCGTTAGGTTTATTAGGAAAGAAATTACATACAGGAAGAAGTAGAAATGATCAAGTTACTACGGATTTAAAATTATGGTGTAAATATAAAGTCCAAAAAATCTTAAATAATATATACGATTTTAAAAAAAATTTAGTTGATTTAGCTGAAAAAAATCAACGATCTATTATGCCAGGTTATACACATTTACAAAGTGCTCAACCTATAACATTCGCTTATTGGTGTCTTGCATATTTAGAAATGTTTAAACGAGATGAATCAAGACTAAAAGATGCTTTATATCGATTAGATGAATGTCCCTTAGGTTCAGGAGCTTTAGCAGGAACAGCATGGAACATAAATAGAGAGGAATTATCTGATCAATTAGGATTTAGAACAGCTACTAAAAATGCTTTAGATAGTGTTTCAGATAGAGATTATGTCATAGAATTATTATCTGTTGCTTCAATTAGTATGATTCATCTTTCTAGATTTTCTGAAGATTTGATTTTTTTTAATTCCGGGGAAGTTAATTTTATAGAACTTTCCGATTCTATAACTTCAGGTTCTTCTTTAATGCCACAAAAGAAAAATCCGGATGCTTTGGAATTAATTAGAGCTAAATGTGGAAAAGTTTGCGGAAATTTACTTAGTAATATGATATTATTAAAAGGTTTACCATTATCTTATAATAAAGATATGCAAGAAGATAAAAAAAGTTTATTTGAAGCGATGGACATATGGATTAATTGTTTAAAAATTTCTGTTTTAATTTTAAAAAATATTACTTTGAATCTTAAAAATTGTAAAAAATCAGCTAAAAAAGGTTATACTAATGCTACTGAATTAGCTGATTATCTTGTTAAAAAAGGAATTCCTTTTAGAGATGCTCATCATCTTACAGGTAAGATAATTTTGTACGCTAGTAAATTAAATTTATCTTTAGAACAAATTGAATTAACAGAATTTAAAAAATATAGCAAGTTAATTGAACAAGATATTTATAAAAATATAAATTTAGATTCTTCATTGAAAAAAAGAAATTCTTTAGGTGGGGTATCTTTTTCGCAGGTATCTAAAAAAATAGCTTTAGAAAAAAAAATATTAAATAAGTAA
- the tsaD gene encoding tRNA (adenosine(37)-N6)-threonylcarbamoyltransferase complex transferase subunit TsaD produces MKILGIETSCDETGIAIYDTNLGLIVNKLYSQSRIHSKYGGVVPELAARKHSLKIIPLISSVLKKINKNNFVNAIAYTGGPGLVGSLLVGATVAASLSYAWKIPKISINHMEGHLLSPMLNSDLIKFPALALLVSGGHTQIIRCDKVGKYVILGDSLDDAAGEAFDKVSKLLGLGYPGGRRISELAKKGRSKKFFFPRPMTNVPGLNFSFSGLKTFTSNIYSYSSKDNQSKADIARAFEDAVIDTLIIKCRRAIEMTGIKRLIIAGGVSANIKLKKEAKKMINIYQGSLYVPSKKFSTDNAAMIAYAGSLRYKKHKDFSLKISINPKWSIADLVSI; encoded by the coding sequence ATGAAAATATTAGGAATAGAAACATCATGTGACGAAACCGGAATAGCAATATACGATACAAATTTAGGTTTAATCGTAAATAAATTATATTCTCAAAGTAGAATTCATTCTAAATATGGAGGTGTAGTTCCGGAATTAGCAGCTCGTAAACATAGTTTAAAAATCATTCCTTTAATTTCCTCGGTATTAAAAAAAATAAATAAAAATAATTTTGTTAATGCCATTGCATATACAGGAGGTCCTGGATTAGTAGGTTCATTATTAGTAGGAGCTACTGTAGCAGCATCTTTATCTTATGCTTGGAAAATCCCTAAGATATCTATTAATCATATGGAAGGTCATTTATTATCTCCTATGTTAAATAGTGATTTAATAAAATTTCCTGCCTTAGCTTTGCTAGTATCTGGTGGCCATACTCAAATTATTCGATGTGATAAAGTAGGAAAATATGTTATTTTAGGAGATTCATTAGACGATGCAGCTGGAGAAGCTTTTGATAAAGTTTCTAAATTATTAGGTTTAGGATATCCTGGCGGAAGAAGAATATCTGAATTAGCTAAAAAAGGAAGATCAAAAAAATTTTTTTTTCCTAGACCTATGACTAATGTTCCAGGATTAAATTTTAGTTTTTCTGGATTAAAAACTTTTACATCGAACATTTATTCTTATTCTTCTAAGGATAATCAATCTAAGGCAGATATAGCTAGAGCATTCGAAGATGCAGTAATCGACACGTTAATAATTAAATGCAGAAGAGCTATAGAAATGACAGGTATCAAAAGATTAATAATAGCAGGAGGTGTTAGTGCAAATATAAAACTAAAAAAAGAAGCAAAGAAAATGATAAATATTTATCAAGGATCATTGTATGTTCCTTCAAAAAAATTTAGTACAGATAACGCTGCTATGATCGCATATGCAGGGTCATTAAGATATAAAAAACATAAGGATTTTTCTTTAAAAATTTCAATCAATCCTAAATGGTCGATTGCAGATTTAGTTAGTATTTAA
- the cysE gene encoding serine O-acetyltransferase — MCKEVNKIWEKIKYEGVKAIKKEPILHDFYYFYLLKHNSFQMALSTILSNKINNSFFSNKKILNIINTVYNSDFSILENAIRDLQETYLTDPVVDSLSIPLLYFKGFHALQLYRISHFFWNSSQKLLATYIQNQVSTVFSVDIHPAAKIGAGVILDHATGIVIGETARVGNNVQILHSVTLGSIGSAKGDRHPKVQSGVMIGAGAKILGNIKIGSNTKIGANAVVLSSIPANTTVVGIPGKIV, encoded by the coding sequence TTGTGTAAAGAAGTAAATAAAATTTGGGAAAAAATAAAATATGAAGGAGTTAAAGCTATTAAAAAAGAACCTATCTTACATGATTTTTATTATTTTTATTTATTAAAACATAATTCATTTCAAATGGCATTATCAACTATTTTATCTAATAAAATAAATAATTCTTTTTTTTCAAATAAAAAAATTTTAAATATTATTAATACTGTTTACAATTCTGATTTTTCAATTTTAGAAAATGCCATTAGAGATCTTCAAGAGACATATTTGACTGATCCAGTAGTAGATTCTTTATCTATTCCTCTTCTATATTTTAAAGGATTTCACGCTTTACAATTATATAGAATATCTCATTTTTTCTGGAATTCTTCTCAAAAATTATTAGCAACTTATATTCAAAATCAAGTTTCTACGGTTTTTTCAGTCGATATACATCCTGCTGCAAAAATTGGTGCTGGTGTTATTTTAGATCATGCTACTGGAATTGTGATAGGAGAAACAGCTAGAGTTGGAAATAATGTTCAGATTTTACATTCAGTAACTTTAGGAAGTATAGGATCAGCAAAAGGAGATCGGCATCCGAAAGTTCAAAGTGGGGTGATGATAGGAGCAGGAGCTAAAATTTTAGGAAATATAAAAATAGGATCTAATACAAAAATAGGCGCTAATGCTGTGGTTTTATCTTCTATACCTGCAAATACTACGGTTGTTGGCATTCCCGGAAAAATAGTTTAG
- the dnaG gene encoding DNA primase, whose amino-acid sequence MNTKIPQHFIQELIVRTNIIELIGSRIKLKKKGENYYSLCPFHNEKTPSFSVNIKKQFFYCFGCKENGNVIDFLMNYEKLSFLESIKELTKKNGLILPNQKKYLFLNKIDTKRKNIYSLMNKISFLYQKNIYSKKFIHIYNYILKRGINKESLKKFSIGYASNKKNFLSDHSEIKEENKKFLVDSGMVIEIKNNIYDRFYGRITFPIKDKKGKINGFGGRNISNTHPKYINSPETEIFYKKNNLYGIDQLYKKDNNPNRLLIVEGYMDVIMLSQFNINYSVSLLGTAISNLQISNLFKITKNILYCFDGDHAGKEATWKALILTLPYLTDERTVKFIILPKNEDPDSILRKEGEKKFRERIQNAFSLSKFLFQNLLNKKKIISTEEKIKFCIQSKKLIDKIPGQITKIYLRKKLGKMIGIIEEYELEKIIPLIYKYKKKTKTIKKNTMRILIALLIQNPKIAKIIPDLSELKLVKFPGISLFLDIFYNCKKKENINTGQLLELYRNSKKNILSKLIQWDHMIIQKEIKNVFLDTLINLFDIILRNRQESLISKDRIKNITISEKKELWLINKELSK is encoded by the coding sequence ATGAATACTAAAATTCCTCAACATTTTATTCAAGAATTAATTGTTCGAACAAATATAATAGAACTTATTGGTAGTCGAATAAAATTAAAAAAAAAAGGAGAGAATTATTATTCTCTTTGCCCATTTCACAATGAAAAAACTCCTTCTTTTTCTGTAAATATTAAAAAACAATTTTTTTATTGTTTTGGGTGTAAAGAAAATGGAAATGTTATTGATTTCTTAATGAACTATGAAAAATTAAGTTTTTTAGAAAGTATTAAAGAATTAACCAAAAAAAATGGATTAATACTACCAAATCAAAAAAAATATTTATTTTTAAATAAAATTGATACCAAACGAAAAAATATATATTCTTTAATGAATAAGATTTCTTTTTTATATCAAAAAAATATTTATTCAAAAAAATTCATACATATTTATAATTATATTTTAAAGCGGGGTATAAATAAAGAAAGTTTAAAAAAATTTTCTATTGGTTACGCAAGTAATAAAAAAAATTTTTTATCTGATCATTCTGAAATAAAAGAAGAAAACAAAAAATTTCTAGTAGATTCAGGTATGGTTATCGAGATTAAAAATAACATATATGATCGGTTCTATGGAAGAATTACATTTCCTATTAAAGATAAAAAAGGAAAAATCAATGGATTTGGAGGAAGAAATATTTCTAATACCCATCCTAAATATATTAATTCTCCAGAAACAGAAATTTTTTATAAAAAAAATAATCTATATGGAATAGATCAATTATATAAAAAAGATAATAATCCAAATCGTTTACTTATCGTAGAAGGTTATATGGATGTAATTATGTTATCTCAATTTAATATTAATTATTCTGTTTCTTTATTAGGAACTGCTATTTCTAACTTACAAATTTCTAACCTTTTTAAAATAACAAAAAATATTCTTTATTGTTTTGATGGGGATCATGCTGGAAAAGAAGCTACTTGGAAAGCTTTAATTCTAACTTTACCTTATTTAACAGATGAAAGAACTGTAAAATTTATTATTCTTCCCAAAAATGAAGATCCAGACTCAATTCTTAGAAAAGAAGGAGAAAAAAAATTTAGAGAAAGAATTCAGAATGCTTTTAGCTTATCAAAATTTTTATTTCAAAATTTATTAAATAAAAAAAAAATTATTTCCACAGAAGAAAAAATTAAATTTTGCATTCAATCAAAAAAACTAATTGATAAAATACCTGGACAAATTACAAAAATTTATTTAAGAAAAAAATTAGGAAAAATGATCGGAATTATAGAAGAATATGAATTAGAAAAAATTATTCCATTAATTTATAAATATAAAAAAAAGACAAAGACAATAAAAAAAAATACAATGCGAATACTAATTGCTTTATTAATACAAAATCCTAAAATAGCTAAAATAATTCCAGATTTATCTGAATTAAAATTAGTTAAATTCCCAGGAATATCTTTATTTTTAGATATTTTTTATAATTGTAAAAAAAAAGAAAATATAAATACAGGTCAATTATTAGAATTATATAGAAATTCTAAAAAAAATATTTTATCAAAATTAATTCAATGGGATCACATGATTATTCAAAAAGAAATAAAAAATGTATTTTTAGATACACTAATAAATTTGTTTGATATTATTTTAAGAAATAGACAAGAATCTTTAATTTCCAAAGATCGAATTAAAAATATAACTATATCTGAAAAAAAAGAATTATGGTTAATAAATAAAGAACTTTCTAAATAA
- the rpoD gene encoding RNA polymerase sigma factor RpoD, whose protein sequence is MQRNPQFQLKLLITYGKEQGYLTYSEIHDHLPDDIVDSDQIQDIIQMINDMGIQVVEKAPDADELMLNETQTDTDEDAVEAAAQVLSNVESELGRTTDPVRMYMREMGTVELLTREGEIDIAKRIEEGINQVQSSVAEYPEAITYLLKQYERVENKKMRLSDLIIGFVDPNIEEYISSITNSTEEELKQQENNLDKENTNEEDNTIDPEIAREKFFALRNQYLITHYSIKSKKRNHKDTISEINNLSEIFKQFRLAPKQFDYLVNNMRNMMNKVRTQERLIMKLCIEKCKMPKKKFINLFVGQETNIKWLYQAKKMKQPWSEKLYKIKDKILSISNVLLKVEKETGLTIEQVKDINRRMSIGEAKAKRAKKEMVEANLRLVISIAKKYTNRGLQFLDLIQEGNIGLMKAVDKFEYRRGYKFSTYATWWIRQAITRSIADQARTIRIPVHMIETINKLNRISRNMLQEMGREPTPEELSEKMLIPEDKIRKVLKIAKEPISMETPIGDDDDSHLGDFIEDTTLELPLESATSESLRSVTHDILAGLTPREAKVLRMRFGIDMNTDHTLEEVGKQFDVTRERIRQIEAKALRKLRHPSRSEVLKSFLDD, encoded by the coding sequence ATGCAGCGAAATCCGCAGTTTCAGCTCAAGCTACTAATTACATATGGGAAAGAACAAGGCTACTTGACTTATTCTGAAATTCATGATCATTTACCAGATGATATTGTTGATTCAGATCAGATTCAAGATATCATTCAAATGATTAACGATATGGGAATACAAGTGGTGGAAAAAGCCCCAGATGCTGATGAACTTATGTTAAATGAAACACAAACAGATACTGATGAAGATGCTGTAGAAGCTGCGGCTCAAGTCTTATCTAACGTTGAATCAGAATTAGGTCGTACGACTGATCCTGTTCGCATGTATATGCGTGAAATGGGAACTGTTGAATTACTTACAAGAGAAGGTGAAATAGATATAGCTAAAAGAATCGAAGAAGGAATTAATCAGGTACAATCTTCTGTAGCCGAATATCCCGAAGCAATTACCTATTTATTAAAACAATATGAACGCGTAGAAAACAAAAAAATGAGATTGTCTGATTTAATTATAGGATTTGTAGATCCAAATATAGAAGAATATATTTCTTCTATTACTAATAGCACAGAAGAAGAATTAAAACAGCAAGAAAATAACCTAGATAAAGAAAATACAAATGAAGAAGATAACACTATAGATCCAGAAATAGCTCGAGAAAAATTTTTTGCTTTACGTAATCAATACTTAATAACTCATTATTCTATAAAATCAAAAAAAAGAAATCATAAAGATACTATTTCAGAAATAAATAATTTATCTGAAATATTTAAACAATTTAGATTAGCTCCAAAACAATTTGATTATTTAGTTAATAATATGAGAAATATGATGAATAAAGTACGTACTCAAGAACGTTTAATCATGAAATTATGTATTGAAAAATGTAAAATGCCTAAAAAAAAATTTATTAATCTTTTTGTCGGTCAAGAAACAAATATAAAATGGTTATACCAAGCAAAGAAAATGAAACAGCCGTGGTCAGAAAAACTATACAAAATAAAAGATAAAATTTTGTCTATATCAAATGTATTATTAAAAGTTGAAAAAGAAACAGGTTTAACTATAGAACAAGTAAAAGATATTAATAGAAGAATGTCCATTGGAGAAGCAAAAGCTAAGCGTGCTAAAAAAGAAATGGTAGAAGCTAATTTAAGATTAGTAATTTCAATTGCTAAAAAATATACTAATCGAGGATTACAATTCTTAGATTTAATCCAAGAAGGAAATATTGGATTAATGAAAGCAGTTGATAAATTTGAATATCGAAGAGGATATAAATTTTCAACATATGCAACATGGTGGATAAGACAAGCTATTACTCGTTCTATTGCGGACCAAGCTAGAACTATTAGAATTCCTGTTCATATGATAGAAACAATTAATAAACTTAATAGAATTTCTAGAAATATGTTGCAAGAAATGGGAAGAGAACCCACTCCTGAAGAATTATCAGAAAAAATGCTCATTCCAGAAGATAAAATAAGAAAAGTACTAAAAATAGCCAAGGAACCAATTTCCATGGAAACTCCTATAGGAGATGATGATGATTCCCATTTAGGAGATTTTATTGAAGATACTACATTAGAACTTCCCTTAGAATCTGCTACCTCTGAAAGTCTTCGTTCTGTTACACACGATATTTTAGCAGGACTTACTCCTAGAGAAGCAAAAGTATTAAGAATGCGATTTGGAATTGATATGAATACTGATCATACTTTAGAAGAAGTAGGGAAACAATTTGATGTTACAAGAGAAAGAATTCGACAAATAGAAGCTAAAGCTTTACGAAAATTAAGACATCCTAGTCGATCTGAAGTACTTAAAAGTTTTTTAGATGATTAA
- the rpsU gene encoding 30S ribosomal protein S21: MPIIKVRDNEPFDIALRRFKRSCEKAGILAEIRRREFYEKPTTERKRAKSSAVKRLSKKLSRENLKKIRMY; this comes from the coding sequence ATGCCAATAATAAAAGTTCGAGATAATGAACCGTTTGATATAGCTTTAAGAAGATTTAAACGATCCTGTGAAAAGGCTGGGATTTTAGCCGAAATTCGAAGAAGAGAATTTTATGAAAAGCCAACAACTGAAAGAAAAAGAGCTAAGTCTTCAGCAGTAAAAAGACTTTCTAAAAAATTATCTCGAGAAAATTTAAAAAAAATAAGAATGTATTAA